Below is a window of Chryseobacterium arthrosphaerae DNA.
TGCAACAGTTTATCCGGCAAGAAAATATTTACTGTTACAGCTTATTTCACCCTTAAAATACACTTCAATTACAGCCATATACTGTAGTCTATTTTTGTTTATTCATCTCATTAATATTCTGTAAATTTGTTGAAAACCAAAACATATGTCAACAGCAGAACAAACAAAAAACTCACAGTACTTTATTGACCTTGAAGACAAACATGGAGCGCATAACTACCACCCTCTTCCAGTAGTTCTGGATCGCGGAGAAGGTGTTTTCGTTTGGGATGTAGAGGGCAAAAGGTATTATGATTTTCTTTCAGCATATTCTGCTGTGAACCAGGGCCACTCCCACCCTAAAATTGTAGGAGCTTTGGTAGAACAGGCCCAGAAACTGGCTTTAACGTCAAGAGCATTCTACAACTCCAGACTGGGAGAATACGAACAAAAGATCACGACTCTTTTCGGATTTGATAAGGTTCTTCCGATGAACTCCGGAGCTGAAGCAGTGGAAACAGCTGTAAAACTTGCCAGAAAATGGAGCTATGAAGTAAAGGGGATTTCAGAGAACGCTGCAAAAATCATCGTTTGTGAAAACAACTTCCACGGAAGAACAACTACGATCGTATCTTTCTCCAACGATCCGGACGCCAACCAAAACTATGGACCTTTTACTCCCGGATTTATCAAGATTCCTTATAACGATATTGCTGCCCTGGAAGAAGTTCTGAGCAGAGAGGCAGGAAATATTGCCGCTTTCCTGGTAGAACCGATACAGGGGGAAGCCGGTGTATATGTTCCGGATGAAAATTTCCTGAAAAATGCTTCCGAACTGTGTAAACAATACAACGTTCTTTTCATTGCCGATGAAGTACAGACCGGTATTGCCAGAACAGGCAAATTAATCGCCTGTCATCATGAAGACGTGCAGCCGGACATTCTGATCTTAGGAAAAGCACTTTCCGGAGGAATGTATCCAGTATCTGCAGTGCTGGCGAATGACAATATCATGAATGTGATCAAACCGGGACAGCATGGTTCTACATTCGGAGGAAACCCAATTGCCTGTGCAGTGGCAGTAGCTGCCCTGGATGTGGTGGCTGAAGAAAAATTATCTGAAAGAGCGGAACAACTCGGACAGCTGTTCAGAGCTGAAATTGAAAAAATCATTGAAAAATCTGACCTGATTACCAAAGTAAGAGGAAAAGGCCTTTTAAATGCAATCCTGATCAACGATACTCCGGAAAGCTCTACAGCATGGAATCTTTGCCTACAGTTAAAAGAAAACGGATTACTGGCCAAACCGACACACGGTAACATCATCAGACTGGCTCCGCCATTGGTTATTACTGAAGAGCAGCTGATGGACTGTGTAAAAATTATCGAAAAAACAATTCTTGAGTACAAATAGCTGAGATTTCCTTCAGTGATGCAACAATACAATCAGCAATATCCCATTGCTGGTTCCTGAAAAAGAATAAGGGTATGGTACAGTAAGCCATACCCTTATTATATCAATCATGATATTTCCCCGGAATACTCTTAAAAATATATAAAAAATGATGTTTTTTTCAATTTAGGAATTGTATTTGCTGTATGAATCAGGATAAACTGAAATGTGCCTTCAGCACAGTATTTCAGCGGGATACAGAGAATAGATATAAATGACAAAGATTCGTCTATAAAATTCAAATTAAAACTTATCTTTGAAGATTAAAACTATTTAGAATGACATTAAGAGAGATATTACGTATTTCCTTATTAAACAAATCGTTGTGATGAATATAAGTGGTTTGATCATAACATACAATGAAGAAAAAAATATACAGGAAGTCCTTGAATGCTTTGATTTTTGTGATGAAATCATCATAGTAGATTCTTTCAGTACGGACAAAACTGTAGAAATTGCCAAACAATTCCCCCATGTAAAGGTGATTCAGAATACATTTGAAGACTTTACAAAACAAAGAAATTTAGCGCTTGATGCTGCCAAAAACGATTGGGTATTATTTTTGGATGGAGACGAAAGAATTACTCCGGCCCTGAGACAGGAAATTATAGCGGAGCTCGATAAACCCGTACAAAAAGATGCCTATTATTTTTACAGGAAATTCTTTTTTGGCCGGAAACCGATCCACTTTTCGGGAACACAGTCTGATAAAAACTTCAGGCTTTTCCGGAAATCCAGGGCCAGATATATGGAAGGAAAAAAAGTACATGAAACCCTGGAAGTGAACGGAAGCATCGGGATTTTAAAAAATAAATTACTTCATTATTCCGTTTCAGATTATGAGTCATACAAAAAGAAAATGGTTCACTACGGAGTTTTAAAAGGAAAAGAACTGGCTGCAAAAGGGAAAAAGTACAGTGTTTTAGTTCAATATCTTAAAACAGCTTTTAAATTCTTTAAAGCCTATATAATGAGACTTGGTGTTTTAGACGGAAAGGAAGGATATCAGCTGTCTTACCTTCAATCTTTAAGTGTGTTTGAAACATATGAATCATTAAAAAAAGAGCAAAATTAGTTGGATGAAGATTTGTATCATTAGTTATGATTTTTGGGATTATGATAAGTATATTGTTGAAACATTATGCAAACGGGGTATTGATGCGCACCATATAAAAATCAGCTCCGTTACTCACTCCAACTTCAACGAAAGGGCAGTCAATGCTTTAAGCAAAACTTTTTTAAATAAAAACCTTAAAACAGAAAAGAGACAGAAGTATGTTCTTGACTCTTTGGAACAGCTTGGCCATCAGGACCAGATATTGGTTCTGAATCCTGATACCTTTGATCTTTCTACCCTTCAAAAGATCCGGGAATATACAGACAGGCTGATTACGTATCTTTATGACAATCTTGAAAGGGTTCCTGTAGAGGATAAACTTTATCTTTTTGATAAAATCTTCTCTTTTGACAGGATGGATGTGGAGCAGCACGGTTTTGAAAAAATCACCAACTACATCTACCTTCCCCATACCCCGGAAGAAACCCAGCATCCGGAAATGGATCTCTTCTACATCACTTCTTATGACAACCGAAGAGTTTCTATGATCAAATTACTGGCTAAAAAACTGATCGATCAGGGGCTGAAGTTCCAGATCATGGTGATCGGAAAAAAATCATGGAAGCACCAGCTTACCAATATTTTCATTAAAGTTCCTAAAAATCTTTTCCTGATCTTCAGTATCAAAAAGATTCCTCATAACGATCTTCCCAAATATTATAAAAACTCAAAGGTTCTTCTGGACCTGATGCGTGAAGGACAATACGGACTCAGCTTCAGAGTGTTTGAAGCCATGGCCCTTGAAAAGAAAATCATTACCGATAATGAAGCCATTAGCACCTATGATTTTTACAATCCCAATAATATTTTGATTTTAAATGAAAATATTAGTAATCTTGACAAATCTTTCTTTGAAAAACCTTACGAAAAAATTCCGGATGAAATCTACAACCGATATACGCTGGACAGTTGGGTGAACAAAGTCTTTGAGCTGGACACTAAAAACTAACAAATGGGGATCTTAAAAAAAATAAAAAAACACTTCGAGAGAAACGAAAGACTCAAACATCTTCAGACTCAGGATATCGTCAACATTCAGCTGTATGACGCTTCCCAAAAAACAATTCTTTTTGCCTCAAGAGATTTTCCTGCCCATGATAAAGAGTCCGGTGCCAACAGGCTGAAGGAGCTTATTCTGATCTACAGAGAACTGGGATACAACTGTATTCTTTTTGCCCCCCATATCTTTGAAGACAATTCTTATGTAAAGTTTTATCAGCAGCATAATGTCATTGTTTTTGTTGAAAACAGCAGGCATAAGAATATCTATGATTTTCTGTCTTCGTTTAAAAATATAGATTATGTATGGTTCAACGGTCCGCTTGCCCTGAATCTGTTCTATAAGAAAATGAAAAGCATCCTGCCGGACACCCGTTTTATTTACGATATGGTAGACATTCATTTTTTAAGGTTTAAAAGGGCCATAGAACTTGAACCGAACCGTATTTCATTAAAGAAAAATTATAAACATTTCTTCCGCCTCGAGACGGTTGTTGCCCCGCAGCTGGATTATATCATTGCCATTTCCGACAAAGAAAAAGAAATCATGGCACAGTATGCGGATCAACACAAAATCATTACCGTTTCCAATATCCACTATCCTAAAATAGATATTTCTGAAAGGAAAAGTTTTAATGAAAGCAAAGGAATTATTTTCATCGGCTCTATCCACGAACCGAATATTGATGCAGTAAAGTTTCTTTATGAAAAGATCATGCCTCTTGTGTGGGAAACCAAACCTGAGCTGGAAGTAAGCATCATTGGTAATGTGGCTGAAAAGCTAGATATCAGACAATTTCCGAAATTTAAGTTTTTAGGTTTTGTGGAAAGCATTGAAGAGCTGTTTATGACTTCAAAGATCATGGTAGCTCCGCTCAGATTCGGTGCAGGAGTGAAAGGAAAGATCGGGCAGGCTTTTGAATATTTCTTCCCTGTTGTCACTACAGATATCGGTGCCGAAGGAATGAAACTTACGGATCAAAAAAATGTATTGATAGCCAATGATGAAAAGAGTTTCGCAGACGCTATCCTTGAACTGGACAGTAATGAAGAACTCTGGAACACCTTAAGCCGGAATTCCGTTGACAGTCTGAGAGCATTTTCTCCCGAAGAGGTAAAAGAAAAGCTCAAAAGATTATAATTCAATTTATTAAATGTAAATTACATCACTTTTCTGACGACTTACATTCAATATTACTTACAATAACTAATCGCTAGAATGAACTCAAATAAAAGAATATTATTTTTTTTTCCTGAAAACCCGTTTTCAAAACGAGCGGGCAATGTAGCAAGATCGTATACCAATCTCAGACATTTAAAATCTTTAGGATTGAATATTGACCTGGTAGGCGTTGATGAGTTTTACAGAGGCTTTGATGATTCGGTTGAAAGTATAGACAAAAATATCATTGACGATTTTCTGATCCTGAAAAGAAGACCGGTAAGAGACTTATCAAGCTACACCTACTGGAAATACAAGATCATAAAGATGTTCACGAAGCAAAAAACAGAAAATAACGGCTACTTTTATACCCGGTATTTCCTGGATACATTTGCCGGGTTCTATCAGAAAAAAAAATACGACTATGTCCTGATCAACTATGAATTCTGGACAGATCTTATCAGAAAAATAGATCTGAAGGGTGCAACCACCATTGTTGATACGCATGACTGGATTACCCTCAATGAATATTACAAAAATAAAAAACTCAATATCGGGGAAAAATTTAATGAAGAAATTCAGAATCTTGCATTCTATGACAAGGTGATTACCATATCCAACGAAGAAAATTTTATTTTTAAAAGCTTTTTAGGAGACAAGGTTATCAATATTCCGCCCAGTTTCCCTGAAAACTTTGAAACTGAAGCTACTGAGAAAAAATATGATCTTATTTTCGTAGGTTCAGATAATCCGTTCAATGTGGATGCGCTCAATTGGTTTATAGACCATGTACTGCCACTGCTGAATAAAGACATCAGAATATGTGTGATAGGAAGGATCTGCAATCGTATTCCAGACCATGACAGTATTGAAAAGTTCTTCTTTGTGGATAATCTTAAAGACTATTACCATAAAAGTAAAATAGCCATCTGCCCGATGCTTGGCGGAACCGGTATCAAAATAAAAGTGGTGGAAGCCTTATCTTTCGGTATACCGGTAGTGGGAACCGATAAAGCTGTGGACGGATTCTTTCAGAAAACAGGAAACGGATGCCAGGTAAGTGATGATCCCCAAAAGTTTGCTGATATGATTATGCAGTTAAACAACGATCCTGCTTTGTATGAAAAACAAAAAGAGGATGCCATCCGGTTCTTTAAAAACAATTTCACGGAAGACAAAGCCATTGAGCTTTGGAAATCAATTTTAAATTAATATACCATGGCTGCAGCTCCTTTAATTTTATTTATAAAAACCTACAGACCGGATTTTGAAAGAACACAGATTCTTTTGCAATCTATAGAGAAGCATAATAAAGACAATATTCCCGTTATTATTTCTGTAAATGATCCTGATTTTGATTTCTTTAAGGAGAGAATCAGCCATTATAAAGTGATTAAAGATTCGGAAGTAATTCAATGCGATATTAAAGACGGCTGGAGATACCAGCAAATTATAAAAGTAAACGTCTACCGTTTGGGGATCTGTGAAAATTATCTGTGTGTGGATGCAGATTCAGAGTTCATCCGGGATTTTTATTACTCAGACTTTATGTATGATGACAAAACACCTTATACCATCATGCATGAATCCAAATCTTTTCTGGAGACTATGGAAAACATAGGCATAGATTCTGAGAAGATTTTCTTTAAGGAGGCTTTAAGAGCTACCCGTCCTTTTTTCGGAAATAAAGGAAAAGAATGGGATTATGGCCCATCACCCTATCTTTGGAGCTGTAAGGTTTGGGAACATTTAATTGAAGTATATTTAAAGGAGCAAAATAAAAGCTTTGAAGATTTCTTTAGCGATATTGACGCTATAACCACCCCTTCAGAATGTGTGATATACGGAGAATATCTTCTCAAGACAAGATTGATCGATATCTATCCCATAGAAGGATTTTTTAAAGTATATCATTACGAAAAACAATATGCGCTCGAGAAAAAGTTTTATCATATTGACAAACTGAAAAAAAATTATTTAGGAGTGATTTTTCAGAGTAACTGGAAAATGAAAAAGAGAAAATTCTTATTATTCAAATGAAAATATCAATAGTAACAGCCTATTACAACCGGAAAAAATTATTTGAAAATACCCTTTCAAGTATTGTAAGCCAATCTCCGGACCCATCAATGGAACTGGAAGTTATTGCTGTGGATGATGGCAGTGATGAAGAGGAAAGGCTGGAAGACCTCACGGAACAATATCCTTTCCTGAAGGTCATCAGGCTAGAAAAAGCGGATAAATGGTATTTCAACTCATGTATTCCGTTTAATATCGGCTTCAGAGAGGCTAAGGGCGACATTGTGATCTTACAGAATCCTGAATGCCTTCATTATGGTGATGTATTAAAATATACCCAAAAACATATCAATGACAGTAATTATATAAGCTTCTCCTGTTTTTCGCTTGGAATAGAAAGTACGGATAATCTGCATACCCTATTGGAAAGCCCTGAAAAACTTCAGAAATTAATGGCGGACAATAATGTAGGATATATCGGAGATGGCCTTGACTGCTGGTACAATCATTCTGTGACCAATCCCAAAGGCTATCATTTTTGTGCAGCAATTACAAAGAAAAACTTATATGATTTAGGAGGTTTTGACGAAAGGTTTGCAAGAGGAATTGCTTTTGATGACAATGAATTTCTACACAGGGTCAAATTAAAAGGTTTACAGATAGAGATTATTGATCAGCCTATCGTACTTCATCAGAACCATTATCAAAAAATATCGTATACTACAGATAAAAATCTGCTGGATGACGAAACCTACCAGAAAAGACTTAAGCTGGCTGAAAAAAACAGAATTTTATTTGAGCTGGTTACCAAGTCGGATAAACCATGGAGGGCCAATTATTTTCACGAAAATGAAGAGCATAAAGTGAAAAGGAACTTCATTGAAAAAATAAAGTACAAAATAAAAAAACGTCTCTGACAGATAAGCTCTGGAAAATATAATACCCGTGAAAATGGTTTATATTTTTACAGAAGAAAAATTAAAAACATTACAGGTTATGCAGTTGAGTGTGAATTATCATGGCTTTTTTAACGGCAACTTTGGAATTTCCGAAGCAACCCGGCTGAATGCTTTAGCCCTGGAAGCGATCGGTATCAGAGTTAACCGGATTAATTATTCCAGTGAAACCTTTGAGAGAATTGAAGATACTGCTTCAGAAAACGACGCTTCAATTAATATTTTCCATATCAATATTAATTTCATCAGTGATTTTTTCTCCAAAAACCAGGATCTGAAACTGAATGACTATTACAATATTATATACTGGGCCTGGGAATTTCCGGAGGTTTCAGACAAGGTCATCAAGATTTTAGGGGTTTTTGATGAGCTTTGGGTTCCGAGTGATTTCTGCGTCAATATTTTCACACAATATACCGGAATTCCTGTTATCAGGTTCTCACATCCTATTCAGAAACTGGCAGAGTCAAAAGATTTTGACCCGGCTCAATACGGTATTTCCGGCAATCAGAAAATTTATCTCACTATTTTTGATTCACTGAGTACCACCATCAGGAAAAATCCCGAAGCCACCCTTGAAGCCTTTACATCGGTCTTTAAAGACAGCAAAGACAGCGTTTTAATTGTTAAAACCCATAATCTTGAAAGAAGTAAGGATGCCCAAAAAGCATTGGAAAGCTATACCAGCATTCCGAATGTCATCATCATCAATGAGCATTTTTCAAAAGAAAAATTACATTCTTTAATTCAGCAGTCCGATGTTTTGATTTCACTTCATGGCTCAGAAGGTTTTGGCCTGACGATGGCGGAAGCTATGGCCTATGGAAAAATTGTGGTAGGAACAGGATACTCCGGTAATCTTGATTTTATGAATGTGAACAACAGTTTTCTTGTTCAATATGACTTCATAAAAACATCCAACACAAAAGGGCTGATTGACGAAGGGCTTACCCTGGCCAAACCAAGACTGACAGATGCGATTGAGAAACTGCAGTACATCAAGGATCATTTTGAATCCCTGAACAATATCAGAGAGAGTGCCAGACTTCAGATCGAAAATAATTTCTCCATTGGGTTTATTGGGAATTTATTTAAAATCAGATTAGGCTTTATTGAGAGTTCATATCTGAAAACAGAAGAGAATAAGACCTCCGGTAATGCCAACGATGTCTTTTATCTGAGTGAAATTGAAAAATTAAATAAGAGGGTCAACTATCTTGAACGCACCTTGTATAATAAGATCAGGAAAAAGATCAACCTGTTCTTTAAAAAGATAAAAAACAAATAGACGGAATAAAGTAAATTTTATTCACAAAGACAGACTCTTTTCATAAAAACAATAAACTACCCATGAAAACGGGTAGTTTATTGTTTTATAGCCCGATTCCTGCAGAATCCTTCTAAACAATTCATTTTTTTGGGTTACTTTAAGTAAATTTGCACAAAATTTTAATTGAAATGGAGAAAGTAAGAGTACGTTTTGCTCCAAGTCCTACGGGACCTTTACATTTGGGAGGCGTAAGAACCGCATTATATGATTACCTTTTTGCAAAAAACCAGGGGGGAGAATTTGTATTGAGAATTGAAGATACAGATACCGCCAGATATGTGGAAGGTGCTGAAGAATATATTGAAGAAGCTTTGGAATGGTGCGGAATCATCCCTGATGAAAGCCCTAAGAAAGGAGGAAAATTTGCCCCTTACAGACAATCTGAAAGAAGAGATATCTATGACAGATATACAGAGCAGATCTTAAAAACAGAGTATGCTTATATGGCATTTGACACTCCGGAAGAACTGGATGCCATCCGTGCAGAATTCGAAGCAAAAGGGGAAGTTTTCTCTTATGACAATAAGACAAGAAACCGCTTAAGAAACAGTCTTGCCCTTTCTGAAGAAGAAGTTCAGCAATTACTGGATGCAAAAACTCCGTATGTTGTAAGATTCAAAATGCCTGTAGACAGAGTATTGAACCTGGAGGACATCATCCGCGGAAAATCATCTGTAAATACCAATACTTTAGATGATAAAGTTCTGGTAAAAAATGACGGAATGCCTACTTACCACTTCGCCAACATCATTGATGACCACGAAATGGAAATCTCCCACGTGATCCGTGGTGAAGAATGGCTGCCATCTTTAGGACTGCACACTTTATTATATGAGGCAATGGGCTGGGAAGCGCCACAGTTTGCCCACCTTTCCTTAATTTTAAAACCTGATGTTTCTGCCTTAATCAATAAAGATAATATTGACGGAATCACAAAATCTTTCACGGATGAATTTGTGGCGAAAAACGATCAATTCTCTTTTGATGAAGCTGCACCGATCATCAAATCATTCTTCTCAGAAGTGAAAAGCCCGAGATTCAAATCAATGCTGGGGGAAAATGATAAAGACAATCCGTTAACTGCTGCTGTAAAACAGTTTTTAAAGAAAGGACTTTCAGGAAAATTAAGCAAAAGAGACGGTGATAAATTCGGATTCCCGGTATTCCCGCTTGATTTCAAAGATCCGGCAACAGGTGCTGTTTCTAAAGGATACAGAGAAAACGGCTATCTTCCTGATGCATTCATCAATATGGTTGCCTTATTAGGCTGGTCTCCTGCAGACGATAAAGAAGTTCTTTCTCTTGAGGAAATGGCTGAAGAATTTGATCTTCATAAAGTACATAAGGCTGGGGCCAGATTCAGCAAGGAAAAATCAGAATGGTTCAACCACCAGTATATTCAGATGAAAACGGATGAAGAACTCCTTGAGATGCTTAAAAATTCAGGTCTTGACTTATCTGACGTTTCGGACGAAAAGCTTTTAAAAGTAATTCCTCTGATGAAAGAAAGAGCAACTTTCCCTAAAGATCTCTATGAAAACGGGAAATTCTTCTTTGAAGCACCTACATCCTATGATGAAAAGGCATCTAAAAAAGCATGGAATGAAGACACATCTGCCATTTTAGGTGAACTGTCCGCAGCCCTTGAATCTACAGACTTTGTTGCTGAAACATTAAAGCAGACCATGCACGATTTCGCAGAAAACAAAGGACTGGGAATGGGTAAAGTAATGATGCCGCTTCGTTTAGCCCTGGTAGGTGAACTGAAAGGACCGGACGTTCCGGACATTCTGGAAATCATTGGAAAAGAGGAAAGTAGCGCCAGAATAAGCAATGCTATAAATAATTTTAAATAGAATTACCATAATTTTTCATACATTTGAAAGATTTAATTTACTTCAAGAAATGGAATATTTAAGTTTCGAACTTCCTATCAAAGAATTGATGGACCAATACCAGACGTGTTCTTTAGTAGGAGAAGAAAGTGGTGTTGATGTAAAATTAGCATGCAGCCAGATTGAGGATAAGATTTTAGAAAAGAAAAAAGAAATCTATGGCAATCTTACACCTTGGCAAAGAGTACAACTGTCCCGTCACCCGGATCGTCCTTATACCCTGGACTACATCAACGGAATGGCAGACAAAGGCAGTTTCTTAGAACTTCACGGAGACAGAAATTTCGCTGATGACCCGGCAATGATTGGAGGATTGATTACCCTTGATGGTCAGAGAGTGATGATCATAGGAACTCAAAAAGGAAGAACAACTAAGGAAAGACAGCACAGAAGATTCGGGATGCCCAATCCTGAAGGATACAGAAAAGCTTTAAGATTGATGAAGCTTGCTGAGAAATTCAACATTCCTGTGGTAACTTTAGTAGACACACCGGGAGCCTATCCGGGGCTGGAAGCTGAAGAAAGAGGACAGGGAGAAGCTATTGCAAGAAATATTTTTGAAATGGTTCAGCTGAAAACGCCGATCTTCACTTACATCATCGGAGAAGGTGCCAGTGGCGGAGCATTAGGAATAGGTGTAGGAAATAAGGTATATATGTTGGAAAATACATGGTATACGGTAATTGCACCGGAAAGCTGCTCTTCTATCCTATGGAGAAACTGGGATCACAAAGAAGATGCTGCCAACGCACTGAATCTTACTCCGGCAGATGCCTTAAGAGAAAAGTTCATCGACGGAATTATTGAGGAACCGCTTGGGGGCGCTCATTATGACCAGGAGACCACTTATTTAAACTTGAAAAATTCTATTTTACAAAATATCAAAGCATTCTCCAAATTTACAGGACAGGAG
It encodes the following:
- the rocD gene encoding ornithine--oxo-acid transaminase, which encodes MSTAEQTKNSQYFIDLEDKHGAHNYHPLPVVLDRGEGVFVWDVEGKRYYDFLSAYSAVNQGHSHPKIVGALVEQAQKLALTSRAFYNSRLGEYEQKITTLFGFDKVLPMNSGAEAVETAVKLARKWSYEVKGISENAAKIIVCENNFHGRTTTIVSFSNDPDANQNYGPFTPGFIKIPYNDIAALEEVLSREAGNIAAFLVEPIQGEAGVYVPDENFLKNASELCKQYNVLFIADEVQTGIARTGKLIACHHEDVQPDILILGKALSGGMYPVSAVLANDNIMNVIKPGQHGSTFGGNPIACAVAVAALDVVAEEKLSERAEQLGQLFRAEIEKIIEKSDLITKVRGKGLLNAILINDTPESSTAWNLCLQLKENGLLAKPTHGNIIRLAPPLVITEEQLMDCVKIIEKTILEYK
- a CDS encoding glycosyltransferase family 2 protein — protein: MNISGLIITYNEEKNIQEVLECFDFCDEIIIVDSFSTDKTVEIAKQFPHVKVIQNTFEDFTKQRNLALDAAKNDWVLFLDGDERITPALRQEIIAELDKPVQKDAYYFYRKFFFGRKPIHFSGTQSDKNFRLFRKSRARYMEGKKVHETLEVNGSIGILKNKLLHYSVSDYESYKKKMVHYGVLKGKELAAKGKKYSVLVQYLKTAFKFFKAYIMRLGVLDGKEGYQLSYLQSLSVFETYESLKKEQN
- a CDS encoding glycosyltransferase family protein, yielding MKICIISYDFWDYDKYIVETLCKRGIDAHHIKISSVTHSNFNERAVNALSKTFLNKNLKTEKRQKYVLDSLEQLGHQDQILVLNPDTFDLSTLQKIREYTDRLITYLYDNLERVPVEDKLYLFDKIFSFDRMDVEQHGFEKITNYIYLPHTPEETQHPEMDLFYITSYDNRRVSMIKLLAKKLIDQGLKFQIMVIGKKSWKHQLTNIFIKVPKNLFLIFSIKKIPHNDLPKYYKNSKVLLDLMREGQYGLSFRVFEAMALEKKIITDNEAISTYDFYNPNNILILNENISNLDKSFFEKPYEKIPDEIYNRYTLDSWVNKVFELDTKN
- a CDS encoding glycosyltransferase family 4 protein; protein product: MGILKKIKKHFERNERLKHLQTQDIVNIQLYDASQKTILFASRDFPAHDKESGANRLKELILIYRELGYNCILFAPHIFEDNSYVKFYQQHNVIVFVENSRHKNIYDFLSSFKNIDYVWFNGPLALNLFYKKMKSILPDTRFIYDMVDIHFLRFKRAIELEPNRISLKKNYKHFFRLETVVAPQLDYIIAISDKEKEIMAQYADQHKIITVSNIHYPKIDISERKSFNESKGIIFIGSIHEPNIDAVKFLYEKIMPLVWETKPELEVSIIGNVAEKLDIRQFPKFKFLGFVESIEELFMTSKIMVAPLRFGAGVKGKIGQAFEYFFPVVTTDIGAEGMKLTDQKNVLIANDEKSFADAILELDSNEELWNTLSRNSVDSLRAFSPEEVKEKLKRL
- a CDS encoding glycosyltransferase family 4 protein, encoding MNSNKRILFFFPENPFSKRAGNVARSYTNLRHLKSLGLNIDLVGVDEFYRGFDDSVESIDKNIIDDFLILKRRPVRDLSSYTYWKYKIIKMFTKQKTENNGYFYTRYFLDTFAGFYQKKKYDYVLINYEFWTDLIRKIDLKGATTIVDTHDWITLNEYYKNKKLNIGEKFNEEIQNLAFYDKVITISNEENFIFKSFLGDKVINIPPSFPENFETEATEKKYDLIFVGSDNPFNVDALNWFIDHVLPLLNKDIRICVIGRICNRIPDHDSIEKFFFVDNLKDYYHKSKIAICPMLGGTGIKIKVVEALSFGIPVVGTDKAVDGFFQKTGNGCQVSDDPQKFADMIMQLNNDPALYEKQKEDAIRFFKNNFTEDKAIELWKSILN
- a CDS encoding DUF6492 family protein, whose product is MAAAPLILFIKTYRPDFERTQILLQSIEKHNKDNIPVIISVNDPDFDFFKERISHYKVIKDSEVIQCDIKDGWRYQQIIKVNVYRLGICENYLCVDADSEFIRDFYYSDFMYDDKTPYTIMHESKSFLETMENIGIDSEKIFFKEALRATRPFFGNKGKEWDYGPSPYLWSCKVWEHLIEVYLKEQNKSFEDFFSDIDAITTPSECVIYGEYLLKTRLIDIYPIEGFFKVYHYEKQYALEKKFYHIDKLKKNYLGVIFQSNWKMKKRKFLLFK
- a CDS encoding glycosyltransferase family 2 protein — encoded protein: MKISIVTAYYNRKKLFENTLSSIVSQSPDPSMELEVIAVDDGSDEEERLEDLTEQYPFLKVIRLEKADKWYFNSCIPFNIGFREAKGDIVILQNPECLHYGDVLKYTQKHINDSNYISFSCFSLGIESTDNLHTLLESPEKLQKLMADNNVGYIGDGLDCWYNHSVTNPKGYHFCAAITKKNLYDLGGFDERFARGIAFDDNEFLHRVKLKGLQIEIIDQPIVLHQNHYQKISYTTDKNLLDDETYQKRLKLAEKNRILFELVTKSDKPWRANYFHENEEHKVKRNFIEKIKYKIKKRL
- a CDS encoding glycosyltransferase, translating into MVYIFTEEKLKTLQVMQLSVNYHGFFNGNFGISEATRLNALALEAIGIRVNRINYSSETFERIEDTASENDASINIFHININFISDFFSKNQDLKLNDYYNIIYWAWEFPEVSDKVIKILGVFDELWVPSDFCVNIFTQYTGIPVIRFSHPIQKLAESKDFDPAQYGISGNQKIYLTIFDSLSTTIRKNPEATLEAFTSVFKDSKDSVLIVKTHNLERSKDAQKALESYTSIPNVIIINEHFSKEKLHSLIQQSDVLISLHGSEGFGLTMAEAMAYGKIVVGTGYSGNLDFMNVNNSFLVQYDFIKTSNTKGLIDEGLTLAKPRLTDAIEKLQYIKDHFESLNNIRESARLQIENNFSIGFIGNLFKIRLGFIESSYLKTEENKTSGNANDVFYLSEIEKLNKRVNYLERTLYNKIRKKINLFFKKIKNK
- the gltX gene encoding glutamate--tRNA ligase is translated as MEKVRVRFAPSPTGPLHLGGVRTALYDYLFAKNQGGEFVLRIEDTDTARYVEGAEEYIEEALEWCGIIPDESPKKGGKFAPYRQSERRDIYDRYTEQILKTEYAYMAFDTPEELDAIRAEFEAKGEVFSYDNKTRNRLRNSLALSEEEVQQLLDAKTPYVVRFKMPVDRVLNLEDIIRGKSSVNTNTLDDKVLVKNDGMPTYHFANIIDDHEMEISHVIRGEEWLPSLGLHTLLYEAMGWEAPQFAHLSLILKPDVSALINKDNIDGITKSFTDEFVAKNDQFSFDEAAPIIKSFFSEVKSPRFKSMLGENDKDNPLTAAVKQFLKKGLSGKLSKRDGDKFGFPVFPLDFKDPATGAVSKGYRENGYLPDAFINMVALLGWSPADDKEVLSLEEMAEEFDLHKVHKAGARFSKEKSEWFNHQYIQMKTDEELLEMLKNSGLDLSDVSDEKLLKVIPLMKERATFPKDLYENGKFFFEAPTSYDEKASKKAWNEDTSAILGELSAALESTDFVAETLKQTMHDFAENKGLGMGKVMMPLRLALVGELKGPDVPDILEIIGKEESSARISNAINNFK